One Ferviditalea candida genomic window, GATCAGCGCATTCATCAGTGTTTCCGGGACATATCTGCCGCCGAATCTGCCGAACCGTCCAAGGGCGTCAGGCACTGCTTTATTCATGAGTTTTCACCCTCTCAAGGAAGCTTCGTATTTTTTGGATATCTTTTACGCCTTCCGTCTCCACCCCGCTGGATACATCTACGCCTTCGGGATGGTATGCTGTGATCAATTCGCCTACGTTGTCGGCGTTCAAGCCGCCTGCGACGAAAAGCGGAATCCCCATACTCTGCGTTTGTCGATGGTATTCCGAGATTTTTTCCCAGGCGAACGTTCTGCCGGTTCCGCCTTCAAGCACCGGATCGCAGGTATCCAGGAACACCCCGTCGATCCTCCCGCGAAAGGGCTCCAATTCCCGATGGCCCCCGGTTCCCGCGTCATCGGCGGAAACACTGAATACCTTAAACACCCTCACGTTAAATTGGTCCCGAACCAGCCTGCAAAATTCCGGGGTTTCCCTGCCGTGAAGCTGGACGCAATCAAGCGGCGCTTCCCCCAGCGTACGTTCGAGCTGTTCGAGATCAGGATCGACGAACACGCCGACGCTTTGCGGAGGCGAAGCGTCCCAGCGTCCGAGAATGCCGAGCATCTCGCCGGCCTGGCACGGAGAAACCTGCCTTCTGCTTTTCGCAAAAACAAAACCGATATAGTCTATCGGTAAGTTTATCATAGATTCTATCATTCCGACCGATGTCAGTCCACAAATTTTTACCGCCGTTTTTCCCATCTCAGGACACTCCCCCGACAGCTGAAAACCCCATCAGATCGTGAACCGCGCGGCCGATATCCGCCTGCCGCATGAAATGCTCTCCGACGAGCACGGCGCCGGCTCCTAGGGAAGAGAGGTATGCGATTTGCTCCGCTGTGGAAATCCCGCTTTCGCTGACGACGATCCGGTCCTTCGGAATATCGCGAATCAGATTTTCGGTTGTTTTCAAATCGGTAACAAAGCTTTTCAGATCCCGGTTGTTGATGCCGAGCAGGGCAACATCCATTTCCAGAACGCGCTCCAATTCCTCCCTGTCATGCACCTCTACTAGCGCATCCAAGCCCAAATCCTTCGCAATGCCGAGAAACTCGCGCAACTGCTCATCGGATAAAATCGCCGCGATCAGCAGAATCGCATCTGCGCCGATCTGTCTGGCTTCATAGATCTGGCGGTAGTCAATCGTG contains:
- a CDS encoding phosphoribosylanthranilate isomerase; protein product: MGKTAVKICGLTSVGMIESMINLPIDYIGFVFAKSRRQVSPCQAGEMLGILGRWDASPPQSVGVFVDPDLEQLERTLGEAPLDCVQLHGRETPEFCRLVRDQFNVRVFKVFSVSADDAGTGGHRELEPFRGRIDGVFLDTCDPVLEGGTGRTFAWEKISEYHRQTQSMGIPLFVAGGLNADNVGELITAYHPEGVDVSSGVETEGVKDIQKIRSFLERVKTHE
- the trpC gene encoding indole-3-glycerol phosphate synthase TrpC; its protein translation is MFLDRIVATKRAEVEQLKEGFSLQSLEKELAGLPPARGFAKALGEGRRRPMGLIAEVKKASPSKGLIRSDFDPVEIARSYAGAQTDCISVLTDATYFQGSNDYLRRVREAVDVPVLRKDFTIDYRQIYEARQIGADAILLIAAILSDEQLREFLGIAKDLGLDALVEVHDREELERVLEMDVALLGINNRDLKSFVTDLKTTENLIRDIPKDRIVVSESGISTAEQIAYLSSLGAGAVLVGEHFMRQADIGRAVHDLMGFSAVGGVS